The following proteins come from a genomic window of Hydractinia symbiolongicarpus strain clone_291-10 chromosome 2, HSymV2.1, whole genome shotgun sequence:
- the LOC130629841 gene encoding galactosylceramide sulfotransferase-like, which yields MISKDAAIQVVAVETNQITFSMKTRLAVYVFIYSSLTLLINYILYNHFKHDSLDQVDKLCSPTSEISEESNREENIPLPSVSTNYSCTKPVKSIVYLKTHKTGSTSWKSVFLFYGEKRNLTICMDSVNKWQLNWPYRIHIERIIKAHYEKCDILADEMVYDEETVRKLMPSTYITITSVRHPIEHFFSMYRYVGLHKAVERLTNKTLEKFEAMRIFFKHPLLLQNIWATYSYQPNVQLIQPNLQLYTLGLNTTNPQQILKMSNKINYFIISEFNDESLVLLKKGMCCQFEDLLYRKQNVGRSGKKEEIVPKDIEESILKFNQGDLILYNIALKRYRQQVKAYHHFENDVKVFREKQKIYQDTCLYLEKKKDPSLNKKCIPKDFQTYFRDVHERQKSRLTKSLKAHGFVEAKDKNKKTLDFNYQTTGYANTHGQF from the exons aTGATTTCAAAAGATGCAGCAATTCAA GTTGTTGCTGTAGAAACCAATCAAATTACTTTCAGCATGAAAACGAGACTGGCCGtgtatgtttttatatattcaaGCTTGACTTTACTTATTAATTATATCCTCTACAATCACTTTAAGCATGATTCATTGGATCAGGTGGACAAGTTATGCAGCCCTACCTCCGAAATAAGCGAAGAGTCCAATAGGGAGGAAAACATCCCACTCCCGTCTGTAAGCACTAATTATAGTTGCACTAAACCGGTAAAAAGCATAGTGTATTTGAAAACGCATAAAACTGGTTCGACGAGCTGGAAAagcgtgtttttgttttacgGAGAGAAAAGAAATCTAACTATTTGTATGGACTCGGTGAACAAATGGCAGTTAAATTGGCCATATCGTATCCATATTGAACGAATTATAAAAGCACACTACGAAAAATGTGACATTCTTGCTGACGAGATGGTTTACGATGAAGAAACAGTGCGAAAACTTATGCCATCCACGTATATTACCATTACATCTGTTCGCCATCCGATCGAGCATTTCTTTTCCATGTATAGATATGTTGGGCTACACAAAGCAGTGGAGAGGCTAACGAATAAAACCTTAGAGAAGTTTGAGGCGATGAGAATCTTCTTTAAGCATCCTCTGCTTTTACAAAACATTTGGGcaacatattcttaccaaccgAACGTCCAGCTAATACAGCCTAATCTTCAGCTATATACACTTGGACTAAACACTACCAATCCCCAGCAAATTTTAAAGATGTCTAACAAGATAAACTACTTTATCATCAGCGAATTCAATGATGAGTCCCTTGTACTACTGAAGAAAGGTATGTGTTGTCAATTTGAAGACCTCTTGTACAGAAAACAGAACGTTGGAAGAAGTGGAAAGAAGGAGGAGATTGTTCCCAAAGATATCGAAGAGtctattttaaaattcaatcaaGGAGATCTTATCTTGTATAATATAGCATTGAAAAGATATAGACAGCAAGTCAAAGCATATCACCATTTTGAGAATGATGTGAAAGTGTTTCgagaaaaacagaaaatttatcAAGATACGTGTTTGTATTTGGAAAAGAAGAAAGATCCCTCactaaacaaaaaatgtattcCGAAAGACTTCCAAACATATTTTCGCGACGTTCATGAGCGCCAGAAGTCGAGATTAACGAAGAGTTTAAAAGCACA TGGTTTTGTTGAAGcaaaagacaaaaataaaaaaaccttggATTTTAATTATCAAACCACCGGTTATGCAAATACTCAtggacaattttaa